The nucleotide window ATCTGGAATACAAGGTCTTAAGTTTAGTATCTTGGGTAAGGAGGATTTTCAAATGAAAAAGGCCAAAATTATAAGCGAACCTGGAAAGCAAGAGATAATTATTATACGTGAGTTTGATGCTCCGCGGGAGCTTGTTTTTAAAGCATTCACAGACCCCGAGCTTTATGTGAAATGGCTTGGACCCAGAGATCTCACAATGACTCTAGAAACATTTGAACCAAAAAACGGTGGTTCCTGGAGGTATATTCAAAAAGATCCAGAAGGTAATGAGTTTGCATTCCATGGGGTGAATCACGAAGTCACCGCACCTGAGAAGGTCATCAGCACATTTGAATTTGAAGGACTCCCTGAAACAGGGCATGTGCTCCTTGATACAACAAAATTTGAAAAAATCGCAGGTAACAGGACAAAACTAACATCTCAATCGCTTTTTCAATCAATCGAGGACCGTGACGGGATGATCCAGTCAGGAATGGAATATGGGATCAATGACTCCTACGAACGTCTCGATGAACTGTTAAAAACAATGCAAAAATAGATTTAATTCAATGGGGATCATATTATGCTTCGAACCAATTTAAAATCATAATTCTACTTTTAATCAGTTAAAACCCAGTATCATGCCAGGTTTAAACCCCATATTTGTCATAAATATGTTTAAACCCCATATTATGCTATGAATAATGTTTAAAATCCATATATGCTTAAAAAAAATGGAGGGAGATTATGCAAAAAATAACCCCATTTTTGTGGTTTGATGGCAAAGCTGAGGAAGCAGCTAATTTTTATACATCTATCTTTGAAAATTCGGAAGTTACGAACATTATGCACTATGGAAAGGGAGGGCCTGCACCAGAGGGGAGTGTAATGTCCGTGGCATTCCAGCTTGAAGGACAGGAATTTTATGCACTAAACGGGGGCCCACAATACACATTCACCCCAGCCATATCCTTTTTCGTTAAATGTGAAACACAAGAAGAGGTAGATGAGTTATGGGAAAAACTATCTGAAGGGGGAGAAGAACAAGGACCAGGATGGGTTAAAGATAAGTATAACCTGTCATGGCAGATCGTTCCCACTGTTTTGGAGGAGTTCATGAATGACCCTGACCCTGAAAAATCCCAGAGAGTAATGCAGGCCCTGATGCAGATGAATAAACTGGATATAAAGAAACTAAAACAGGCACATAACGAGCAATAAATAAACATAAGTATGAATTTACAGTAGTGTTGCTAAAAATGGAGATCCCACTGCAAATGCCACAAATGTTATGGTCATGCCTAATTTAATTCTTTTAGATACTTTACCTGCATTTTCAGAGGATTGATCCTTTAATATGGAAATTGCACAGTACAGGAAAATTACAATGGCCAAACACAGTACTGGTAAATAAAAGATGCTGAAAATGCCCATGAAATATAACAAAGGACTTCCTACACTAGCTAATATCATGAAAATTGCTGCCAGAACAGAGGAAATTCTCATGCCGTGGAGTATGGGAAGTGTTGCAGCACCCTCCAGTTTATCCCCTTCCACATCTTCCATATCCTTGACGATCTCCCGGGCCATGGTCATCAGGAAGGCAAAGAAACCCAGATAAATAGAGACTAATATTTCATTAACAGCTATGCCCCCAAAAACAAAACATAACCCAGTTAAAAATGAAATACTCAGGTTTCCAATTAAACATTTTGTTTTAAGATCACGGGCATAAAAAACCATTAAAATAGAACTCAAAAGTGCAATTATCCCCAATAACAAGTTTATAAGGAATGCCAGGATTATTCCCAGGACAAATAGTGAAATTGAGTAGATTAATGCTGTTTTTAGAGAAATTCGTCCTGAAGGAATGGGCCGTTCTGGTTTGTTTATTGCATCAATTTTATGATCAAAATAATCATTGATACTGTTACCTGCCCCGGTAACTACAAAAACCACCACCGCAGCCATCAAGGCTTCTAATGTGAATTTACCACTGATCACTGCCATTAAAAAAATGGCAATTACTGCCATGATTGCATTTCCAGGTCTCAATATCTCCAGATAGGGGTTCATGATAACACTCGATCCTCATAAAGTAAATGTTCATTTAAAGAATTTGCATTGGTCCTTCAATATAAAATGGTGTTTAATTAAGACTATTCTGTTTAAGGAGAGTAAACTCCTAAATTTGATAGCTAAACTAAATTGTTATTTTGAGATTATCTATATCTCTAAACTAATTCAATTAATTCTACTATTTGTTCCTAATCAATTCTGTCTTATTTTAAATAATTTCAATATTTATCTTACAAAATCAATTCTTTCCTAAAATAATTCAAATTACAAACTCAATTAATTAACTAACTCAATCAGCTTTACAGTAGTTATTAAACAATTTCAGATAACTTGTTATATTAAATTTCATGTTAATTCGTAAAGTTGTTAATTCATAAGGTTATTAATTCATAAATAAAGGAAATTAACAGTTACTGATGTGTTTATCCCACGAATATTATATTCTAAATTATTATATATTCTAAATTATTGACTTTCATCATCAGGTTTTTTGGAGTTTCTGGCGATTTTTAGCTCTTCCCTGCATTTTCCAAGTTCCCTCTTAAGGAGTACCAGTTTCAGCCATAAATAAATAGCCAAACCCAAAAAAATGATGACCAGGATCAGTAAAAATCCAGTAATGATACCTGCGGCCATTGCCTGCCATAAGATGGTGAAACCATAGACCAGGTAAAACAGTGCCCCTATCACTCCAATGATAAGTGCCAGGACTACCACTATTTTCAAGGTTTTTAAAAGCTGTTCTGTTTCCATACTGCTCACCTGAGATTACTTATTATATATTTTAATTATTAAAATTTTATTATACCCTTTACCCATACAATAGTATAGAGAACTAATACTAATTATAAACAGTTATTTGAATTATCCCGTATTTAAATCACCCCATTACCCGAGGACACATGTCTCAAACCAATATACCCGAACTTTTAGCCCCGGCTGGTTCTATCGAATCCCTGAAAGCTGGTGTCAATGCTGGAGCAGATGCTGTTTACCTTTCTGGTAAGCGGTTCGGTGCCAGGCAATTTGCCCGTAATTTTAGTCTGAACGAAATGGAACAGGCCATAGAATACGCTCATTTACGTGGTGTTAAAGTTTACGTGACTGTAAACACCCTGATAAAGGAATCAGAACTTCCCATGGTGGGTGAAAATCTTTTCAAGCTTTACAGTTTGGGGGCAGATGCCATCATTGTACAGGATCTGGGTGTGGCCAGACTGGCCAGGCAACTGGTACCGGATCTGGACCTGCACTGCTCTACCCAGATGACCATACACAATCCCCAGGGTGTGAACTGGGCCGCAGAAAATGGTTTTAAAAGGGTGGTTCTTGCCAGGGAAATGTCCATACAAGACATTGTAAAAACTGCCAGTCATCTTCCAAAAAAAATAGAACTGGAAGTGT belongs to uncultured Methanobacterium sp. and includes:
- a CDS encoding VOC family protein; amino-acid sequence: MQKITPFLWFDGKAEEAANFYTSIFENSEVTNIMHYGKGGPAPEGSVMSVAFQLEGQEFYALNGGPQYTFTPAISFFVKCETQEEVDELWEKLSEGGEEQGPGWVKDKYNLSWQIVPTVLEEFMNDPDPEKSQRVMQALMQMNKLDIKKLKQAHNEQ
- a CDS encoding SRPBCC family protein, with product MKKAKIISEPGKQEIIIIREFDAPRELVFKAFTDPELYVKWLGPRDLTMTLETFEPKNGGSWRYIQKDPEGNEFAFHGVNHEVTAPEKVISTFEFEGLPETGHVLLDTTKFEKIAGNRTKLTSQSLFQSIEDRDGMIQSGMEYGINDSYERLDELLKTMQK
- a CDS encoding UbiA family prenyltransferase, yielding MNPYLEILRPGNAIMAVIAIFLMAVISGKFTLEALMAAVVVFVVTGAGNSINDYFDHKIDAINKPERPIPSGRISLKTALIYSISLFVLGIILAFLINLLLGIIALLSSILMVFYARDLKTKCLIGNLSISFLTGLCFVFGGIAVNEILVSIYLGFFAFLMTMAREIVKDMEDVEGDKLEGAATLPILHGMRISSVLAAIFMILASVGSPLLYFMGIFSIFYLPVLCLAIVIFLYCAISILKDQSSENAGKVSKRIKLGMTITFVAFAVGSPFLATLL